The following proteins are encoded in a genomic region of Globicephala melas unplaced genomic scaffold, mGloMel1.2 SCAFFOLD_829, whole genome shotgun sequence:
- the LOC115850601 gene encoding transcription initiation factor TFIID subunit 7-like: MSKSKDDAPHELESQFILRLPLEYASTVRRAVQSGHVNLKDRLTIELHPDGRHGIVSVDRVPLASKLVDLPCVMESLKTIDKKTFYKTADVSQMLVATVDGDLYPPVEEPVATADPKASKKKDKDKEKKFVWNHGITLPLKNVRKRRFRKTAKKKYIESPDVEKEVKRLLSTDAEAVSTRWEIIAEDETKEAENQGLDISSPGMSGHRQGRDSLEHDELREIFNDLSSSSEDEDETQHQDEEDINIIDTEEDLERQLQDKLNESDEHHQEDEGTNQLVMGIQKQIDNMKGKLQETQDRAKRQEDLILKVENLALKNRFQAVLDELKQKEDREKEQLSSLQEELESLLEK, encoded by the coding sequence atgagtaAGAGCAAAGATGATGCTCCTCACGAACTAGAGAGCCAGTTTATCTTACGCCTACCTCTGGAGTATGCCTCTACCGTGAGGCGGGCGGTACAGTCTGGTCATGTCAACCTGAAGGACAGACTGACAATTGAGTTACACCCTGATGGGCGTCATGGAATTGTCAGCGTGGACCGGGTCCCATTGGCGTCAAAATTGGTAGATCTGCCATGTGTTATggaaagtttgaaaaccattgataAAAAAACCTTTTACAAGACAGCTGATGTCTCTCAGATGCTTGTCGCCACAGTTGACGGTGATCTCTATCCTCCTGTTGAGGAACCAGTTGCCACTGCTGATCccaaagcaagcaagaaaaaggataaggacaaagagaaaaagtttgtatggaaccatGGAATTACTCTGCCTCtaaaaaatgtcagaaagagaaggttCCGTAAGACAGCAAAGAAGAAGTATATTGAGTCTCCAGATgtggaaaaagaagtaaagcggTTGCTGAGCACAGATGCCGAAGCTGTCAGTACCCGTTGGGAAATAATTGCTGAAGATGaaacaaaagaagcagaaaaccaAGGCCTTGATATCTCTTCCCCAGGCATGTCTGGCCACAGGCAGGGCCGTGACTCATTAGAACATGATGAGCTTCGGGAGATATTCAATGACCTTAGCAGCAGCAGTGAAGATGAAGATGAGACACAGCATCAAGATGAAGAAGACATAAACATCATTGACACTGAGGAAGATCTGGAAAGGCAGCTACAGGACAAGCTAAATGAGTCAGATGAACACCACCAAGAAGACGAGGGAACTAATCAGCTGGTTATGGGAATTCAGAAACAGATTGATAACATGAAAGGCAAGCTCCAAGAGACCCAGGACAGGGCAAAGCGACAGGAGGATCTCATCCTGAAAGTGGAAAACCTGGCTCTCAAGAACAGATTTCAGGCTGTGCTGGATGAACTGAAACAAAAGGAAGACCGAGAAAAGGAGCAGCTCAGCTCTTTGCAAGAAGAGCTAGAATCACTCCTAGAGAAGTGA